In bacterium, a single genomic region encodes these proteins:
- a CDS encoding SagB/ThcOx family dehydrogenase, whose protein sequence is MLSRRNFLSKIGLLGLGVPFFNKWFAPPEATSAPNLDIAEQYHQESRHTLFNILLGSGSKEHTSPLFKKYIVAEKIKLPQDFKYRGISVEEAIIRRRSRRNFIQKPISLKELSCLLYYASGITQGKGSQGLRAAPSAGALYPIEIYPVIHLVEGIKPGIYHYSIEDHLLELLKQGDYRQKLSQHCLGQEFVGKSAVAFIMTAIFARTKSKYHHRAYRYALIEAGHIAENLYLSAISMGLGICAVGAFFDDPINQTLEIDGIKESAIYITVVGNQVISNRIYQDL, encoded by the coding sequence TTGCTTTCCAGACGCAATTTCCTGAGTAAAATTGGACTTTTAGGTTTAGGTGTCCCATTTTTTAATAAATGGTTTGCACCGCCAGAGGCTACTTCCGCACCTAATCTGGATATTGCAGAACAATATCACCAGGAAAGTAGACATACATTATTCAATATACTTTTAGGTAGCGGGAGTAAGGAACATACCTCGCCTTTATTCAAAAAATACATAGTGGCAGAAAAGATTAAATTACCACAGGATTTTAAATATCGGGGAATATCGGTTGAAGAGGCGATTATTAGAAGGAGGTCGAGACGAAATTTTATTCAAAAACCGATTTCATTAAAAGAATTATCCTGCTTGCTTTATTATGCCAGTGGAATAACGCAAGGAAAAGGCTCACAGGGATTACGAGCCGCACCTTCTGCCGGGGCACTTTATCCCATAGAAATTTATCCTGTTATTCATCTGGTTGAAGGTATAAAACCTGGAATATACCATTATTCTATTGAAGACCACTTATTAGAATTGCTAAAACAGGGAGACTATCGTCAGAAACTTTCACAACACTGTTTAGGACAGGAGTTTGTTGGGAAATCTGCGGTAGCATTTATTATGACCGCTATATTTGCCAGGACAAAATCGAAATATCATCATCGTGCCTACCGTTATGCATTGATTGAAGCCGGACATATTGCTGAAAATCTCTATCTATCTGCCATCTCAATGGGATTAGGCATTTGTGCTGTAGGCGCCTTTTTCGACGACCCAATCAACCAGACACTTGAAATTGATGGGATAAAAGAATCAGCAATATATATTACAGTGGTAGGAAATCAAGTTATCAGTAACAGGATTTATCAGGATTTGTAA